In Halostella salina, a single window of DNA contains:
- a CDS encoding DNA adenine methylase, producing MVDPVLKWAGGKRQLLPEITARFPVAYDRYHEPFFGGGAVFFHLEPDSGSINDVNERLVTFYEVVRDDPETLIAENRTHEHSDDYYYDARDEFNDLRTVEGKTDEQAVREASLLLYLNRTGFNGLYRENSDGEFNVPVGRYANPDWVQADRIRAASEALAGATIHSDDFEYVADEATAGDLVYFDPPYQPVSTTADFTDYHAEGFDRDDQRRLRDLAATLGENGVHVVLSNSPPVAELYEDLPAFDVEVVEATRAINSDGDERGEVAEVLITNVPPDERRRTTLSEF from the coding sequence ATGGTCGACCCCGTGCTGAAGTGGGCCGGCGGGAAGCGCCAGTTGCTCCCGGAGATCACCGCCCGCTTTCCCGTCGCGTACGACCGGTACCACGAGCCCTTCTTCGGGGGCGGCGCGGTCTTCTTCCACCTCGAACCCGACAGTGGGTCGATAAACGACGTGAACGAGCGCCTCGTCACCTTCTACGAGGTAGTGCGGGACGACCCCGAGACGCTCATCGCGGAGAACCGCACCCACGAGCACTCGGACGACTACTACTACGACGCCCGCGACGAGTTCAACGACCTGCGGACGGTCGAGGGAAAGACCGACGAGCAGGCGGTCCGCGAGGCGAGTCTCCTGCTGTATCTGAACCGGACCGGGTTCAACGGGCTCTACCGGGAGAATTCGGACGGTGAGTTCAACGTTCCCGTGGGACGGTACGCGAACCCGGACTGGGTGCAGGCCGACCGGATCCGCGCGGCGAGCGAGGCGCTGGCGGGCGCGACGATCCACAGCGACGACTTCGAGTACGTCGCCGACGAGGCGACCGCGGGCGATCTCGTCTACTTCGACCCGCCGTACCAGCCGGTGTCGACGACGGCCGACTTCACCGACTACCACGCCGAGGGGTTCGACCGCGACGACCAGCGCCGCCTCCGCGATCTGGCGGCCACGCTCGGCGAGAACGGCGTCCACGTCGTCCTCTCGAACTCGCCGCCGGTGGCCGAACTGTACGAGGACCTTCCGGCGTTCGACGTGGAGGTGGTCGAGGCGACCCGGGCGATAAACAGCGACGGCGACGAGCGCGGCGAGGTCGCCGAAGTGCTGATCACGAACGTGCCGCCGGACGAGCGCCGGCGAACGACGCTCTCGGAGTTCTGA
- a CDS encoding alpha/beta fold hydrolase → MPIATNDGVDLHYEVDGPADAETVVLVEGLGYGRWMWRWQREALAERYETVVWDNRGTGRSDAPEGPYTIAEMASDLEAVLAEHGADSAHVVGASMGGMIAQQYAVEYDRTDRLVLLCSSAGGDDAVEASPEVQARMVAEPEGADERETIRHRMSPAMTDELAEDDDLLTRIVDWRLQQDATEAGRNAQLAAVGAFDSTDRLGEIDAPTLVAHGTEDRVLPFGNGELLAAGIPNARLEAFEGGPHLFFIEQADAVNDAIRSFLEGD, encoded by the coding sequence ATGCCGATCGCTACCAACGACGGGGTCGACCTGCACTACGAGGTCGACGGCCCGGCGGACGCCGAAACGGTCGTGCTGGTCGAGGGCCTCGGGTACGGCCGGTGGATGTGGCGCTGGCAGCGCGAGGCGCTCGCCGAGCGCTACGAGACGGTCGTGTGGGACAACCGCGGGACGGGCCGGTCTGACGCGCCCGAGGGACCGTACACGATCGCCGAGATGGCAAGCGATCTGGAGGCCGTGCTGGCCGAGCACGGCGCGGACTCGGCCCACGTCGTCGGCGCGAGCATGGGTGGGATGATCGCCCAGCAGTACGCCGTCGAGTACGACCGCACCGACCGCCTCGTCCTGCTGTGTTCCTCGGCCGGCGGCGACGACGCCGTCGAGGCCTCGCCGGAGGTGCAGGCGCGGATGGTCGCCGAGCCGGAGGGGGCCGACGAGCGCGAGACGATCCGGCACCGCATGAGCCCAGCGATGACCGACGAGTTGGCGGAGGACGACGACCTGCTCACGCGGATCGTCGACTGGCGGCTCCAGCAGGACGCCACGGAAGCCGGGCGGAACGCACAACTGGCCGCCGTCGGCGCGTTCGACAGCACGGACCGGCTGGGCGAGATCGACGCCCCGACGCTCGTCGCCCACGGCACAGAGGACCGCGTGCTGCCGTTCGGGAACGGCGAACTGCTCGCGGCGGGGATCCCGAACGCCCGGCTGGAGGCGTTCGAGGGCGGCCCGCACCTCTTCTTCATCGAGCAGGCCGACGCGGTCAACGACGCGATCCGGTCGTTCCTGGAGGGCGACTGA
- a CDS encoding amino acid permease: protein MSDEELAKDLGPLAALTIGVGTMIGAGIFVLPGEAILQAGSMASVAFVLGGVIAMFTALSASELGTAMPKSGGAYYYVNHALGPLFGSVAGWANWLGLAFASAFYMVGFGRYIARIFGLSGSVGVGPASITVVKLIALVGGAFFVLINYVGAKETGRLQNVIVVLLVAILAVFTFLGTLRAEPGNLPDPTSVVTTLETTGLIFVSYLGFVQITSVAEEIKDPGKNLPRAVIGSVVIVTVVYALVLVVMSAAVPQGFIADVITSGQENPIAVVEVGQYIQGAAMGGALLFGGLLATASSANASILASSRINFAMGRDRIVTPALNAIHPRFGTPYRAIGITGGLILLFIVIGDLTLLSGAASGLHLIIYGLLNAALLVMRYVAPEEYTPDFTVPLFPLLPILGVVFSFALLVFVAGDALLLSFGIAGAAVLWYLFYARSRTEKQGILSEYILSRSEELPDRAVSAATTVQPDGGTYRVMVPLSNPDHEQELITLASAVAKQRGGEVHAVHIVQVPDQTSLTYADEHVDEFGADREIVEAARKDAETFDVPVETHTVLSHRSFEEVFDAATTYDADLVVMGWGPHSHDGRAESRLDELTHDIPCDFVVLKDRGFDASRILVPTAGGPSSDLSAEMASLLRSEFGSEVSLLHAVGEGETREEAERFLEEWAADHDLSDANLLVSDADVETAIGEAAADHTMLLIGATERGLLSRLLRGSLVLDVVEEVDCSVLLTETARRRSLRERLFG from the coding sequence ATGAGCGACGAAGAGCTAGCCAAGGACCTCGGCCCCCTCGCCGCGCTGACCATCGGCGTCGGCACGATGATCGGCGCGGGCATCTTCGTCCTCCCGGGCGAGGCGATCCTGCAGGCCGGCTCGATGGCCTCGGTCGCGTTCGTCCTCGGCGGCGTCATCGCCATGTTCACCGCGCTCTCGGCGAGCGAACTCGGGACGGCGATGCCCAAGTCCGGCGGCGCGTACTACTACGTCAACCACGCGCTCGGACCGCTGTTTGGCTCCGTCGCGGGGTGGGCGAACTGGCTCGGCCTCGCCTTCGCCAGCGCGTTCTACATGGTCGGGTTCGGCCGCTACATCGCCCGCATCTTCGGCCTCAGCGGGAGCGTCGGCGTCGGCCCGGCGTCGATCACCGTCGTCAAACTGATCGCCCTGGTCGGCGGCGCGTTCTTCGTCCTCATCAACTACGTCGGCGCGAAGGAGACGGGCCGGCTCCAGAACGTCATCGTCGTGCTCCTCGTCGCCATCCTCGCGGTGTTTACCTTCCTCGGGACGCTCCGGGCCGAACCGGGCAACCTTCCGGACCCGACCAGCGTCGTCACGACGCTGGAGACGACCGGCCTCATCTTCGTCTCCTACCTCGGTTTCGTCCAGATCACGAGCGTCGCCGAGGAGATCAAGGATCCGGGCAAGAACCTCCCGCGGGCGGTCATCGGGAGCGTCGTCATCGTCACCGTCGTGTACGCGCTGGTGCTCGTCGTGATGAGCGCGGCGGTCCCGCAGGGGTTCATCGCCGACGTGATCACCAGCGGGCAGGAGAACCCCATCGCCGTCGTCGAGGTCGGCCAGTACATTCAGGGGGCCGCGATGGGCGGTGCCCTGCTGTTCGGCGGCCTGCTTGCGACCGCGTCGAGCGCGAACGCCTCGATACTGGCGTCCTCGCGGATCAACTTCGCGATGGGCCGGGACCGGATCGTCACGCCCGCACTCAACGCGATCCACCCGCGCTTTGGCACGCCGTACCGCGCCATCGGCATCACCGGCGGCCTCATCCTGCTGTTCATCGTCATCGGCGACCTGACGCTGCTGTCGGGGGCCGCCTCGGGGCTGCACCTCATCATCTACGGCCTGCTGAACGCGGCGCTGCTCGTGATGCGCTACGTCGCGCCCGAGGAGTACACGCCGGACTTCACGGTGCCGCTGTTCCCGCTCCTGCCGATCCTTGGCGTCGTGTTCTCCTTCGCGCTGCTGGTGTTCGTTGCCGGCGACGCGCTGTTGCTCTCCTTCGGCATCGCCGGGGCGGCGGTGCTCTGGTACCTTTTCTACGCCCGCTCACGGACGGAGAAACAGGGGATCCTCTCGGAGTACATCCTCTCGCGCTCCGAGGAGCTCCCGGACCGTGCGGTGTCGGCCGCCACGACGGTCCAGCCCGACGGCGGCACGTACCGCGTGATGGTGCCGCTGTCGAACCCCGACCACGAGCAGGAGCTGATCACCCTCGCCAGTGCCGTCGCCAAGCAGCGCGGCGGCGAGGTCCACGCGGTCCACATCGTACAGGTGCCCGACCAGACCTCGCTGACGTACGCTGACGAACACGTCGACGAGTTCGGCGCGGACCGCGAGATCGTGGAGGCCGCCCGCAAGGACGCCGAGACCTTCGACGTCCCGGTCGAGACCCACACCGTCCTCTCCCACCGTTCGTTCGAGGAGGTGTTCGACGCCGCGACGACGTACGACGCCGACCTCGTCGTGATGGGCTGGGGCCCCCACTCCCACGACGGGCGCGCGGAGTCGCGGCTCGACGAACTCACGCACGACATCCCCTGTGACTTCGTCGTGCTGAAGGACCGCGGCTTCGACGCCTCGCGGATCCTCGTCCCGACCGCGGGTGGGCCGAGCTCCGACCTCTCCGCGGAGATGGCCAGTCTGCTGCGCTCGGAGTTCGGCTCCGAGGTGTCGCTGCTCCACGCCGTCGGCGAGGGCGAGACCCGCGAGGAGGCCGAGCGGTTCCTCGAGGAGTGGGCCGCGGACCACGACCTCTCCGACGCGAACCTGCTCGTCAGCGACGCCGACGTGGAGACGGCCATCGGCGAGGCGGCCGCGGACCACACGATGCTGCTCATCGGCGCGACCGAGCGCGGCCTGCTCTCGCGGCTGCTCCGCGGGTCGCTCGTGCTCGACGTGGTCGAGGAGGTCGACTGTTCGGTGCTGCTGACCGAGACCGCCCGGCGTCGCTCGCTCCGGGAGCGGCTGTTCGGGTAG
- a CDS encoding MFS transporter — MATEDESVSVFAPFRRFLSLERDVLVLSVAMFAFSLGFQMTNRFLPEYIVALGASGFVVGLFGTVGNVISAVYPYPGGAVSDRIGSRYALTAFGLLSTLGFGVWFVAPRVGTVSVGGVAVEPWVWIFVGLFLAQAWKSFGLGASFAVVKQATDPSRLAEGFASTETFRRTAFLVGPVLAAALIGLHPAFTVSFQYVLAVAVLFGVLGTAVQHVLYDASSDSIGDSFEGVDRILTDLREMPAELKPLLVGDTLVRFANGMVYVFFVLVVTQIFEVGLETTVSVGGLSYAVDLSPEAFFGYLLGVEMLVALLVMAPAAKAAERVGLKPVVALGFAVYAVFPVVLIYAPATPTALVAVFAFSGLRFAGLPSHKALIVGPAEQGTGGRVTGTYYLLRNTIVIPSAALGGYLWDFVSPEVAFTVAAAIGVVGTGYFLAFGEEFEAYA; from the coding sequence ATGGCCACGGAGGACGAGTCGGTCAGCGTCTTCGCCCCGTTCCGACGGTTTCTCTCGCTGGAGCGCGACGTGCTCGTCCTCTCGGTGGCGATGTTCGCCTTCAGCCTCGGCTTCCAGATGACCAACCGCTTTCTCCCGGAGTACATCGTCGCGCTCGGCGCGTCCGGTTTCGTCGTGGGGCTGTTCGGGACGGTCGGCAACGTCATCTCGGCCGTCTACCCGTACCCCGGCGGTGCGGTGTCCGACCGGATCGGGTCGCGCTACGCGCTGACGGCGTTTGGCTTGCTCTCGACGCTCGGGTTCGGAGTCTGGTTCGTGGCCCCCCGTGTCGGGACGGTCTCCGTCGGCGGCGTGGCGGTCGAACCCTGGGTCTGGATCTTCGTCGGCCTGTTCCTCGCACAGGCCTGGAAGTCGTTCGGGCTCGGGGCATCCTTCGCCGTCGTCAAGCAGGCGACCGACCCGTCGCGGCTCGCCGAGGGGTTTGCAAGCACCGAGACGTTCCGCCGGACCGCCTTCCTCGTCGGGCCGGTGCTTGCCGCCGCCCTGATCGGTCTGCATCCGGCGTTCACCGTCAGCTTCCAGTACGTGCTCGCGGTGGCGGTGCTGTTCGGCGTCCTCGGCACCGCCGTCCAGCACGTCCTCTACGACGCCAGTTCGGACAGCATCGGCGACTCGTTCGAGGGAGTCGACCGGATCCTGACGGACCTCCGGGAGATGCCCGCGGAACTCAAGCCGCTGCTGGTCGGCGACACGCTCGTCCGCTTCGCCAACGGCATGGTGTACGTCTTCTTCGTGCTCGTGGTCACGCAGATATTCGAGGTGGGGCTGGAGACGACGGTGTCGGTCGGCGGCCTCTCGTACGCCGTCGACCTCTCGCCGGAGGCGTTCTTCGGCTACCTGCTCGGCGTCGAGATGCTCGTCGCCCTGCTCGTGATGGCACCGGCGGCAAAGGCGGCCGAGCGCGTGGGACTGAAGCCGGTCGTCGCGCTCGGGTTCGCCGTGTACGCCGTCTTCCCGGTTGTCCTCATCTACGCACCGGCGACCCCGACCGCGCTCGTCGCCGTCTTCGCGTTCTCCGGGCTGCGCTTCGCGGGGCTGCCGTCGCACAAGGCGCTCATCGTCGGTCCCGCGGAGCAGGGGACGGGCGGCCGGGTGACCGGCACCTACTACCTGCTCCGGAACACGATCGTCATCCCCAGCGCCGCGCTCGGCGGCTACCTCTGGGACTTCGTCAGCCCGGAGGTAGCCTTTACCGTCGCGGCCGCGATCGGCGTCGTCGGCACCGGCTACTTCCTCGCGTTCGGCGAGGAGTTCGAGGCGTACGCGTGA
- a CDS encoding DUF1328 domain-containing protein, which yields MIDVLVAPLQLTGDFLQWAIVFFVLAIIAAVVGARGVAGVSMEIARIFIIVFIILAIVTLLL from the coding sequence ATGATCGACGTGCTCGTCGCTCCGCTGCAGCTCACCGGCGATTTCCTGCAGTGGGCGATCGTGTTTTTCGTCCTCGCCATCATCGCCGCCGTCGTCGGCGCGCGCGGCGTCGCCGGCGTCAGCATGGAGATCGCCAGGATATTCATCATCGTGTTCATCATCCTGGCGATCGTCACGCTGTTGCTGTAG
- a CDS encoding AMP-binding protein, producing MVHDHGERPYDWVGAWSERRATLSPETVGLKDATTGESYTYADLDARANRAARLLADRGVGKGDRVAVVSRNRVELVDLFFAGGKTGGVLAPLSHRLAPPELGELLDTVDPSLLVVEEPFVDAVAEAVDGDAPSCPAVVLPDNGSDCPADGAAFDDAPTYADALPDDDAPFDGPELSLSDPCLFLHTGGSTGTPKETVITHGAVRWNSFNTITAWGLRPDDVTPMVFPMFHTGGWNVLTIPFFHMGGTVVISREVDPGRVLRTIEREGATAFVAVPAVLRSMATHDDWEGTDLSTLRFVKSGGGPCRDATIRAWRERGVDLSQGYGLTECGPNNFAMPDGWPEDKTDTIGKPVPHADVRIVDEAGDPVDDGEIGELELAGPHAADRYWRDESETRATFGPTDDPAADRWVSTGDLASVDADGYYRIEGRKKNMFTSGGENVYPPEVEDAIADHPAVEEVIVIGVPDERWGTVGKAVIQPAADAEGDGAPLTVDDLREFLDGRLAGFKHPRSVAFVDELPTSGPSKIDRSAVKREFGASDTKDN from the coding sequence ATGGTCCACGACCACGGCGAGCGGCCGTACGACTGGGTCGGCGCGTGGAGCGAGCGCCGCGCGACGCTGTCGCCGGAGACGGTCGGCCTGAAGGACGCGACGACCGGCGAGTCGTACACGTACGCCGACCTCGACGCGCGGGCCAACCGGGCGGCGCGACTACTGGCCGACCGCGGCGTCGGGAAGGGGGACCGCGTCGCCGTCGTCTCGCGCAACCGCGTCGAACTCGTCGACCTCTTCTTCGCCGGCGGGAAGACCGGCGGGGTGCTCGCGCCGCTCTCGCACCGCCTCGCGCCGCCGGAACTGGGCGAACTGCTCGACACCGTCGACCCGTCGCTGCTTGTCGTCGAGGAGCCGTTCGTCGACGCCGTCGCCGAGGCGGTCGATGGCGACGCGCCGTCGTGTCCCGCGGTGGTTCTGCCGGACAACGGCAGCGACTGTCCCGCTGACGGTGCGGCGTTCGACGACGCACCGACCTATGCCGACGCGCTGCCCGACGACGATGCGCCGTTCGATGGTCCGGAGCTGTCGCTGTCGGACCCGTGCCTGTTCCTCCACACCGGCGGGTCGACCGGGACGCCGAAGGAGACGGTGATCACCCACGGCGCGGTGCGCTGGAACTCGTTCAACACGATCACGGCGTGGGGCCTGCGGCCGGACGACGTGACGCCGATGGTGTTCCCCATGTTCCACACCGGCGGCTGGAACGTGCTGACGATACCGTTCTTCCACATGGGCGGCACCGTCGTCATCAGCCGCGAGGTCGACCCCGGACGCGTGCTGCGGACCATCGAGCGCGAGGGCGCGACGGCGTTCGTCGCGGTGCCCGCAGTCCTGCGGTCGATGGCGACCCACGACGACTGGGAGGGGACGGACCTCTCCACCCTGCGGTTCGTCAAGAGCGGCGGCGGCCCCTGCCGCGACGCGACGATCCGGGCGTGGCGCGAGCGCGGCGTCGACCTCTCGCAGGGGTACGGCCTCACCGAGTGCGGGCCGAACAACTTCGCGATGCCCGACGGCTGGCCGGAGGACAAAACCGACACGATCGGCAAGCCGGTCCCCCACGCCGACGTGCGGATCGTCGACGAAGCCGGTGATCCCGTCGACGACGGCGAGATCGGCGAACTCGAACTCGCCGGGCCACACGCCGCCGACCGCTACTGGCGCGACGAGTCCGAGACGCGGGCGACGTTCGGGCCGACCGACGACCCGGCGGCCGACCGCTGGGTGTCGACCGGCGACCTGGCGAGCGTCGACGCGGACGGCTACTACCGCATCGAGGGCCGCAAGAAGAACATGTTCACCAGCGGCGGCGAGAACGTCTACCCGCCGGAGGTCGAGGACGCGATCGCGGACCACCCCGCAGTCGAGGAAGTCATCGTGATCGGCGTTCCGGACGAAAGGTGGGGGACCGTCGGCAAGGCGGTGATCCAGCCGGCGGCGGACGCCGAGGGGGACGGCGCTCCGCTGACGGTCGACGACCTCCGCGAGTTCCTCGACGGCCGCCTCGCGGGGTTCAAACACCCGCGGAGCGTCGCGTTCGTCGACGAGTTGCCGACGAGCGGGCCCTCGAAGATAGACCGGAGTGCAGTGAAGCGGGAGTTCGGGGCTTCAGACACGAAAGATAATTGA
- the cmk gene encoding (d)CMP kinase, with amino-acid sequence MLLTVSGPPGSGKSTNAARLAERFGLEHVSGGDIFRSLADERGLSLAEFNDLAEDDGQIDRDLDRRLRETAVERDDVVLESRLAGWLAADEADLRFWLDAPLAVRAERIADRENKPVAEAREETEVREESEAQRYLAYYDIDIADLSIYDVSLNTARWGEDPAFEVLSNAVEAYEPSGDEGKYPVTGVSYDF; translated from the coding sequence ATGTTACTGACCGTCTCCGGTCCACCCGGGAGCGGAAAGAGTACGAACGCGGCGCGACTCGCGGAGCGGTTCGGGCTCGAACACGTCTCCGGCGGCGACATCTTCCGGTCGCTGGCCGACGAGCGCGGCCTCTCGCTCGCGGAGTTCAACGACCTCGCGGAGGACGACGGCCAGATCGACCGCGACCTCGACCGACGGCTGCGCGAGACCGCCGTCGAGCGCGACGACGTGGTGCTCGAATCCCGGCTCGCCGGCTGGCTGGCGGCCGACGAGGCCGACCTCCGGTTCTGGCTCGACGCGCCGCTTGCCGTCCGCGCCGAGCGCATCGCCGACCGCGAGAACAAGCCTGTCGCCGAGGCCCGCGAGGAGACCGAAGTCCGCGAGGAGAGCGAGGCCCAGCGCTACCTGGCGTACTACGATATCGACATCGCCGACCTCTCTATCTACGACGTGTCGCTGAACACCGCCCGCTGGGGCGAGGACCCGGCGTTCGAGGTCCTGTCGAACGCCGTCGAGGCGTACGAACCGTCGGGTGACGAGGGCAAGTACCCGGTCACCGGCGTCAGCTACGACTTCTGA
- a CDS encoding adenylate kinase — translation MANPNVLILGAPGAGKGTQSSNIVDEFGVEHVTTGDALRSNKGMDISHLDTEYDTPGAYMDAGELVPDEVVNEIVKTALQSADGYVLDGYPRNASQAEYLDEITDLDVVLYLDVSKDVLVDRLTGRRVCDDCGANYHVEFEPPEEAGVCDDCGGELVQREDDTEETVRERIRVYEENTEPVIERYDESGELVRIDGEGAPDEVWADVRDAVQSAA, via the coding sequence ATGGCCAATCCGAACGTTCTCATCCTGGGCGCACCCGGGGCGGGCAAAGGCACGCAGAGCAGCAACATCGTCGACGAGTTCGGGGTCGAACACGTCACGACCGGCGACGCGCTCCGGTCGAACAAGGGGATGGACATCAGCCACCTCGACACGGAGTACGACACGCCGGGCGCGTACATGGACGCCGGCGAACTCGTCCCCGACGAGGTGGTCAACGAGATCGTCAAGACGGCGCTCCAGTCGGCCGACGGCTACGTGCTCGACGGCTACCCGCGCAACGCCTCGCAGGCCGAGTACCTGGACGAGATCACCGACCTCGACGTGGTGCTGTACCTCGACGTGTCGAAGGACGTGCTCGTCGACCGCCTCACCGGCCGGCGCGTCTGCGACGACTGCGGCGCGAACTACCACGTCGAGTTCGAACCGCCCGAGGAGGCGGGCGTCTGTGACGACTGTGGCGGCGAACTGGTCCAGCGCGAGGACGACACCGAGGAGACGGTGCGCGAACGGATCCGCGTGTACGAGGAGAACACCGAGCCGGTCATCGAGCGCTACGACGAGTCGGGCGAACTCGTCCGGATCGACGGCGAGGGGGCCCCCGACGAGGTGTGGGCGGACGTTCGGGACGCGGTCCAGTCCGCGGCGTAA
- a CDS encoding MaoC family dehydratase: MPVAAPGDTATATLPVTEDRIDAFASVTGDENPLHLDPGYADESIFDGQIAHGMLSAGAISSALADLPGDIVYVSQDLSFEQPVRPGQTVEATATVAARDDDRLEVETTAETDEGPVVTGTATVLSLPHGAQQGSD, from the coding sequence ATGCCAGTTGCCGCACCCGGCGACACCGCGACCGCGACGCTCCCCGTGACCGAGGACCGGATCGACGCCTTCGCCTCGGTCACCGGCGACGAGAACCCGCTCCACCTCGACCCGGGCTACGCCGACGAGTCGATCTTCGACGGCCAGATCGCCCACGGCATGCTGTCGGCGGGCGCGATCTCCAGTGCCCTGGCGGACCTCCCGGGCGACATCGTCTACGTTTCGCAGGACCTCTCGTTCGAGCAGCCGGTCCGCCCCGGGCAGACCGTCGAGGCGACCGCCACCGTCGCGGCCCGCGACGACGACCGCCTGGAGGTCGAGACGACCGCCGAGACCGACGAGGGACCGGTCGTCACCGGCACCGCGACGGTGCTGTCGCTCCCGCACGGCGCACAGCAGGGGTCGGACTGA
- a CDS encoding DUF106 domain-containing protein codes for MARTAEKVESLIEEDVTMADALAAVRRETKANGGEVEWGDVRDDLTSGQWGRLIEKGILVSGDEGFELADPEAVEEALEDDETVTATATGTDDEDDEESSWSQYDKLAGVTALGLMVGYYYDPVKNTVGGAIDVLLSPLSEAMPFYAVILAIAMLTGLYSTLLQSNLMDMDRMAEYQERMKAIQEKQKRAKERGDDEALEQIREEQMEAMGDQMGMFKEQFRPMVWIFLLTIPFFLWMYWKIGSPAIGSETIVMPMHGEVSWAEGIVGPMQAWIVWYFLCSMGFTQLIRKSLNLQTTPS; via the coding sequence ATGGCACGGACAGCGGAGAAAGTGGAGTCCCTCATCGAGGAGGACGTCACCATGGCCGACGCGCTCGCGGCGGTGCGCCGCGAGACGAAGGCCAACGGGGGCGAAGTCGAATGGGGGGACGTCCGCGACGACCTCACGAGCGGACAGTGGGGCCGGCTCATCGAGAAGGGGATCCTCGTCAGCGGCGACGAGGGGTTCGAACTCGCTGACCCCGAGGCCGTCGAGGAGGCCCTGGAGGACGACGAGACGGTCACCGCGACGGCGACGGGGACCGACGACGAGGACGACGAGGAGTCGAGCTGGTCCCAGTACGACAAGCTGGCCGGCGTCACCGCGCTCGGCCTGATGGTCGGCTACTACTACGATCCCGTCAAGAACACGGTCGGGGGCGCGATCGACGTGTTGCTCTCGCCGCTCTCCGAGGCGATGCCGTTCTACGCGGTCATCCTCGCGATCGCGATGCTCACCGGGCTGTACTCGACGCTGCTCCAGTCGAACCTGATGGACATGGACCGGATGGCCGAGTACCAGGAGCGGATGAAGGCGATCCAGGAGAAACAGAAGCGCGCGAAGGAGCGCGGCGACGACGAGGCCCTGGAGCAGATCCGCGAGGAGCAGATGGAGGCGATGGGCGACCAGATGGGGATGTTCAAGGAGCAGTTCCGCCCGATGGTGTGGATCTTCCTGCTCACCATCCCCTTCTTCCTGTGGATGTACTGGAAGATCGGCAGCCCGGCCATCGGCTCGGAGACCATCGTCATGCCGATGCACGGCGAGGTCAGCTGGGCGGAGGGGATCGTCGGCCCGATGCAGGCGTGGATCGTCTGGTACTTCCTCTGCTCGATGGGCTTCACCCAGCTCATCCGGAAGTCGCTGAACCTCCAGACCACGCCGTCCTGA
- a CDS encoding RNA-guided pseudouridylation complex pseudouridine synthase subunit Cbf5 — protein MTLRPAPEERSPAELLAFGVVNLDKPAGPSAHQVSAWVRDLVADRVGDEAVDRAAHAGTLDPKVTGCLPTMLGDATRLAQVFLEGSKEYVAVLECHDAVPDDVAAVASEFEGPIYQKPPRKSAVVRDLRVREVYELDVLEAGDRQALLRIDCESGTYVRKLCHDLGLALGTGAHMGHLRRTATTPFDDRDLVTLHDLEDALSFWTGDGDAGPLREVVDPAERALDHLPAVTIAPSAAEQVAQGAPVYAPGVIDADDAAREDGALVACFVPNGTAVCLGRTVGDPDAESGTVVELERVLV, from the coding sequence ATGACGCTCCGTCCCGCCCCCGAGGAGCGCTCGCCCGCCGAACTGCTCGCCTTTGGCGTCGTCAACCTCGACAAGCCGGCCGGCCCGTCGGCCCACCAGGTGAGCGCCTGGGTCCGGGACCTGGTCGCCGACCGCGTCGGCGACGAGGCGGTCGACAGGGCCGCCCACGCGGGGACGCTCGACCCGAAGGTGACCGGCTGTCTGCCGACGATGCTCGGCGACGCGACGCGGCTCGCGCAGGTGTTTCTCGAGGGGTCGAAGGAGTACGTCGCGGTGCTGGAGTGTCACGACGCGGTGCCCGACGACGTGGCCGCCGTCGCGAGCGAATTCGAGGGGCCGATCTACCAGAAGCCGCCGCGCAAGAGCGCCGTCGTCCGCGACCTGCGCGTCCGCGAGGTGTACGAACTGGACGTGCTGGAGGCCGGCGACCGGCAGGCGCTCCTGCGGATCGACTGCGAGAGCGGGACGTACGTCCGGAAGCTCTGTCACGACCTCGGGCTGGCGCTCGGGACGGGCGCGCACATGGGCCACCTCCGCCGGACGGCGACGACCCCGTTCGACGACCGGGACCTCGTCACCCTGCACGACCTGGAGGACGCGCTGTCGTTCTGGACCGGGGACGGCGACGCGGGGCCGCTCCGCGAGGTCGTCGATCCCGCGGAGCGCGCGCTCGACCACCTGCCGGCGGTGACGATAGCGCCCAGCGCCGCGGAGCAGGTCGCGCAGGGCGCGCCGGTGTACGCGCCGGGCGTGATCGACGCCGACGATGCCGCCCGCGAGGACGGCGCGCTGGTCGCCTGCTTCGTGCCGAACGGGACGGCGGTCTGTCTGGGGCGGACCGTGGGCGACCCGGACGCGGAGTCGGGGACGGTCGTCGAGTTGGAGCGCGTGCTCGTGTAG